A single region of the Paramicrobacterium fandaimingii genome encodes:
- the erpA gene encoding iron-sulfur cluster insertion protein ErpA: MSDTLTTQNPTKAHGVELTDTASSKVKSLLEQEGRDDLRLRVAVQPGGCSGLIYQLYFDERQLDGDETVDFGGVGVIVDKMSVPYLDGAVIDFEDTIQKQGFTIDNPNAEGSCACGDSFS, from the coding sequence CGACACACTGACCACTCAGAACCCGACGAAGGCGCACGGAGTCGAACTCACCGACACGGCCTCATCGAAGGTGAAGAGTCTTCTTGAGCAAGAGGGGCGCGACGACCTTCGCCTGCGGGTAGCGGTTCAGCCTGGCGGATGCTCGGGACTCATCTATCAGCTCTATTTCGATGAGCGTCAGCTTGACGGTGATGAAACCGTTGACTTCGGCGGCGTCGGGGTGATCGTCGACAAGATGAGTGTGCCGTATCTTGATGGCGCCGTCATCGACTTCGAAGACACCATTCAGAAGCAGGGCTTCACGATCGATAACCCGAACGCTGAGGGCAGCTGCGCGTGCGGAGACAGCTTCAGCTGA